A single window of [Clostridium] hylemonae DSM 15053 DNA harbors:
- the rsgA gene encoding ribosome small subunit-dependent GTPase A, protein MKGKIIKGIAGFYYVHVVESGVYECKAKGVFRKEKIKPLVGDDVEIEVLSESGREGNIEKILPRRNELIRPAVANIDQALVVFAIARPSPHFNLLDRFLVMMESKGIPVILCFNKEDIATDPQVKELKEIYADCGYPLLFTSARLGQNIDKVREVLKGRTTAVAGPSGVGKSSLINILQPEANMETGAISTKIERGKHTTRHTELFPVGEDAYIMDTPGFSSLYVNDFEKEELKQYFPEFAPFEGTCRFHGCDHIHEPGCGVKEAFDKGLIHSVRYKNYVDMYEELKKKRRY, encoded by the coding sequence ATGAAGGGAAAGATTATAAAAGGAATTGCCGGATTCTACTACGTTCACGTAGTAGAATCCGGTGTTTATGAGTGTAAAGCGAAAGGTGTCTTCCGGAAAGAGAAGATAAAGCCTCTCGTGGGGGATGACGTAGAGATAGAAGTCTTAAGTGAATCAGGCAGAGAAGGGAATATTGAAAAGATACTGCCAAGGCGCAATGAGCTTATAAGGCCGGCGGTGGCAAATATTGACCAGGCGCTCGTCGTCTTTGCGATCGCCAGGCCAAGCCCTCATTTCAACCTGCTGGACAGATTTCTTGTGATGATGGAGAGCAAGGGTATACCGGTCATTCTCTGTTTTAACAAGGAGGATATCGCGACGGATCCCCAGGTGAAAGAGTTGAAGGAGATCTATGCGGACTGCGGTTACCCGCTTCTGTTTACGAGTGCGCGGCTGGGACAGAACATAGACAAGGTGAGGGAAGTGCTGAAGGGCAGGACGACGGCGGTGGCAGGGCCGTCCGGCGTAGGAAAATCGTCGCTCATCAATATTCTGCAGCCCGAAGCCAATATGGAGACAGGCGCGATCAGCACGAAGATAGAGCGGGGAAAGCACACGACGAGGCATACGGAGCTGTTTCCGGTCGGTGAGGATGCATACATCATGGACACGCCGGGCTTCAGCTCTCTGTATGTGAATGATTTTGAAAAAGAGGAGCTGAAACAGTATTTTCCGGAATTTGCTCCTTTTGAAGGGACGTGCCGGTTTCACGGATGTGACCATATCCATGAGCCGGGCTGCGGTGTAAAGGAAGCGTTTGATAAGGGGCTTATCCACAGTGTCCGCTATAAAAACTATGTTGATATGTATGAGGAACTGAAGAAAAAGAGGAGGTACTGA
- the pknB gene encoding Stk1 family PASTA domain-containing Ser/Thr kinase, whose translation MVKDGIYLGKRYEVLSKIGAGGMADVYKGKDHMLNRYVAIKVLKKEYKEDDNFVRKFRSEAQAAAGLMNPNIVNVYDVGEDRGLYYMVMELVEGITLKDYIEKKGRLSHKEVISIAIQMCTGIGAAHNANIIHRDIKPQNIIISRDGKVKVTDFGIAKATTSNTISSNAMGSVHYTSPEQARGGFSDAKSDVYSIGITLFEMATGEVPFDGESTVAVAIKHLQEEITPPSELVPDIPYSLEQIILKCTQKNAERRYASTTELIQDLKRSLVDPDGDFVVIPPLRNADTVIITDEELDDIRSSYDEEELDEDDYEYDEDEYDDDEYGGDEYDDDEYGDGEYDDDDDEYGGKDGKRGRRGKNSDEVNPRMNKIMKILTIVVVVIIVFILIFTIGKAAGIFKFGPKMNTEETDTGKVKVPDVVGMTEDDAKAALKKKGLGMKVVARKESKKYEKGTVSEQKTEAGKKVKKNSTVEVVVSSDLVGDEITVPDVSGMSEADAQKALEDEGLKVGSSEFVYDDNVAEGDVIGTTPSANAKVTKDTEIIMKVSKGSEKKTVPDIRGMSESAARTALSDAGLNVGTVTYDYNDSVEKGNVVSQSLNGGKKVSKGTSVDFAVSSGKKPEEKISVPGVTGVSESNARQLISNAGLSVGTVTYQSNNSVGAGLVVSCDPGVGSSVSKGTKINLVISTGAQQQPPVENPDDSDSQ comes from the coding sequence ATGGTAAAGGATGGAATTTATTTAGGAAAACGTTATGAGGTGCTTAGTAAGATTGGTGCCGGGGGGATGGCCGATGTCTATAAAGGCAAGGACCATATGCTCAATCGCTACGTGGCAATCAAAGTGTTAAAAAAAGAATATAAAGAAGATGATAATTTTGTCCGCAAGTTCCGCTCTGAGGCACAGGCGGCGGCCGGACTTATGAATCCTAATATCGTCAATGTGTACGATGTCGGCGAAGACCGGGGCCTGTATTATATGGTGATGGAACTGGTGGAAGGGATCACGCTGAAGGATTATATAGAGAAGAAAGGGAGATTATCCCACAAGGAAGTTATCAGCATCGCGATACAGATGTGTACCGGAATCGGCGCGGCACACAATGCCAATATCATACACAGAGATATAAAGCCGCAGAATATCATAATTTCCAGGGACGGGAAGGTGAAGGTGACAGATTTCGGCATCGCCAAGGCGACGACGTCCAATACGATCAGTTCAAACGCCATGGGCTCCGTGCATTATACGTCCCCGGAACAGGCCAGAGGCGGCTTCAGCGATGCGAAGAGTGATGTCTACTCCATAGGGATCACTCTGTTTGAGATGGCTACGGGAGAGGTGCCTTTTGACGGAGAATCTACAGTTGCGGTCGCCATCAAACATCTGCAGGAAGAGATCACGCCGCCGTCGGAACTTGTACCTGACATTCCGTACAGTCTGGAACAGATCATCCTGAAATGTACACAGAAGAATGCGGAGAGAAGATACGCAAGTACAACAGAACTCATCCAGGACCTGAAACGTTCTCTCGTGGATCCGGATGGGGATTTTGTCGTTATTCCGCCGCTTCGCAATGCGGATACGGTCATCATCACGGACGAGGAGCTGGATGATATCCGAAGCTCCTACGATGAAGAAGAGCTCGACGAAGACGACTACGAGTATGATGAAGACGAGTACGATGACGATGAGTACGGCGGCGACGAGTATGATGACGATGAATATGGTGACGGCGAGTACGATGACGATGATGACGAATACGGCGGAAAAGATGGTAAGCGGGGCAGAAGAGGAAAGAATTCAGATGAAGTAAATCCGCGGATGAATAAGATCATGAAGATCCTTACGATCGTGGTTGTTGTTATCATCGTGTTCATCCTCATATTCACGATTGGGAAAGCGGCAGGTATCTTTAAGTTTGGCCCGAAAATGAATACAGAAGAGACGGATACCGGCAAAGTGAAAGTGCCTGATGTGGTAGGCATGACTGAGGACGACGCGAAGGCGGCGCTCAAGAAGAAAGGGCTCGGCATGAAGGTAGTCGCCCGCAAGGAGTCAAAGAAATACGAAAAGGGCACAGTGAGCGAGCAGAAGACCGAGGCCGGTAAGAAAGTAAAGAAGAATTCAACGGTGGAAGTAGTCGTAAGCTCGGACCTCGTGGGGGATGAGATCACAGTACCCGATGTCAGCGGAATGAGTGAGGCAGATGCCCAGAAAGCTCTTGAGGATGAAGGGCTGAAGGTCGGAAGCTCAGAATTCGTCTATGATGATAATGTGGCGGAAGGCGATGTCATCGGCACGACCCCGTCCGCAAATGCTAAGGTCACGAAGGATACGGAGATCATCATGAAGGTGAGCAAGGGCTCTGAGAAGAAGACAGTGCCGGATATCCGCGGTATGAGCGAGAGCGCGGCCAGAACTGCTCTTTCAGATGCGGGCCTTAATGTGGGGACCGTGACCTATGACTATAATGACAGTGTAGAGAAAGGGAACGTCGTATCACAGAGCCTGAACGGCGGAAAGAAAGTTTCCAAAGGAACCTCGGTAGATTTTGCGGTGAGCAGCGGGAAGAAGCCGGAGGAGAAGATAAGTGTTCCGGGCGTCACCGGTGTATCGGAGAGCAACGCCAGACAGCTTATCAGCAATGCGGGCCTGTCCGTGGGAACCGTCACATACCAGTCGAATAACAGTGTCGGCGCCGGACTTGTTGTGAGCTGTGACCCGGGTGTAGGAAGCAGCGTATCCAAGGGGACAAAGATCAATCTCGTTATCAGTACAGGGGCACAGCAGCAGCCGCCTGTGGAGAACCCCGACGACAGTGACTCGCAGTAA
- a CDS encoding Stp1/IreP family PP2C-type Ser/Thr phosphatase: MKIYAMTDVGRKREVNQDYVYVTDKPIGPFPNLLAVADGMGGHKAGDFASKYTVTVLRKELEQTSVGRPEEILRGVVATANNMLIEAAAADVKLEGMGTTLVAATVVGNTLYFANVGDSRLYLINDKIRQLSKDHSLVEEMVRLGGIKEEEAKNHPDKNIITRAIGVKPDVEADVYEYRLKKGDTILMCTDGLSNMVEDEDMFDIVKGARDIVEAVQMLIEKANSNGGRDNIGVVMAEPLSDEVSTW, encoded by the coding sequence ATGAAGATATATGCGATGACTGATGTGGGAAGAAAGCGCGAAGTCAATCAGGATTATGTATACGTGACGGATAAGCCCATCGGGCCGTTTCCGAACCTGCTGGCGGTTGCCGATGGAATGGGCGGCCATAAAGCCGGCGACTTTGCGTCAAAATATACAGTCACGGTGCTCAGGAAAGAACTGGAGCAGACATCTGTCGGCCGTCCGGAGGAAATCCTGCGGGGGGTGGTGGCGACAGCAAATAATATGCTGATAGAAGCCGCGGCCGCCGATGTGAAACTGGAAGGTATGGGTACAACGCTCGTGGCGGCGACAGTGGTGGGCAATACGCTCTATTTTGCCAATGTAGGAGACAGCCGTCTGTACCTGATCAACGATAAAATACGCCAGCTGTCCAAAGACCATTCTCTCGTGGAAGAAATGGTAAGGCTTGGCGGCATAAAAGAAGAGGAAGCCAAAAATCATCCGGATAAAAATATCATCACGAGGGCCATCGGCGTAAAGCCGGATGTGGAAGCGGATGTATATGAGTACCGTCTGAAAAAGGGGGACACGATACTGATGTGTACGGACGGTCTCAGCAATATGGTAGAAGATGAGGATATGTTCGACATCGTAAAGGGCGCGAGAGATATCGTGGAAGCAGTGCAGATGTTGATCGAAAAGGCAAACAGTAATGGCGGGAGAGATAACATAGGGGTTGTTATGGCGGAGCCACTTTCAGATGAGGTGAGTACATGGTAA
- the rlmN gene encoding 23S rRNA (adenine(2503)-C(2))-methyltransferase RlmN, giving the protein MIKKDICSYDHGQLKNEIEAMGEKSFRSRQIYEWLHVRLADSFDEMTNLSKKLREQLSAEYEIREVTLTERQISSVDPTEKFLFRLCEGNMVESVLMRYSYGNSVCISSQAGCRMGCRFCASTLDGLMRNLTPSEMLRQIYQIQKLIGERISNVVVMGTGEPLDNYDNFLQFIRMVSDEHGLNISQRNITASTCGIVPNMRRLAEEDLQITLALSLHGSTQEKRKALMPVANKYELAEVLEACDYYFEKTGRRITFEYSLVQGVNDQPEDVRELTALLKRRNCHLNLIPVNPIKERNFVRPDSKNAHEFKNKLEKNGINVTIRRERGSDIDGACGQLRRRYTAVTEGESDEDICDD; this is encoded by the coding sequence ATGATTAAAAAGGATATATGTTCGTACGATCACGGACAACTGAAAAATGAGATAGAGGCGATGGGAGAAAAGAGCTTCCGCAGCAGACAGATATATGAGTGGCTTCATGTCAGGCTTGCGGACAGTTTTGATGAAATGACCAATCTCTCCAAAAAATTGAGGGAGCAGCTGAGCGCAGAGTATGAGATACGGGAAGTGACGCTGACAGAGCGTCAGATCTCCTCGGTCGATCCTACGGAAAAGTTCCTGTTCAGGCTCTGTGAAGGCAATATGGTCGAAAGTGTTCTCATGCGTTACAGTTACGGCAACTCCGTCTGTATCTCATCTCAGGCAGGCTGCCGCATGGGCTGCCGTTTCTGCGCATCGACGCTGGACGGGCTTATGCGGAATCTGACCCCGTCCGAGATGCTGCGGCAGATATACCAGATCCAGAAGCTTATCGGAGAGCGGATATCAAATGTGGTTGTGATGGGAACGGGAGAGCCGCTGGACAACTATGATAATTTTCTTCAGTTTATCCGTATGGTCAGCGATGAACATGGACTCAACATCAGCCAGAGAAATATTACGGCGTCAACGTGCGGCATCGTACCGAACATGAGGCGGCTGGCAGAGGAGGATCTTCAGATCACGCTGGCGCTGTCGCTGCACGGTTCCACGCAGGAAAAGCGGAAGGCCCTCATGCCGGTGGCGAATAAATATGAACTGGCAGAAGTGCTGGAGGCATGTGACTATTATTTTGAGAAGACAGGACGCAGGATCACGTTTGAATACAGTCTCGTACAGGGGGTAAATGACCAGCCGGAAGATGTAAGAGAGCTGACGGCGTTACTGAAGCGCCGGAACTGTCATCTGAACCTGATTCCGGTAAATCCGATAAAGGAGCGTAATTTTGTCCGCCCGGACAGTAAAAATGCCCATGAATTCAAAAATAAACTTGAAAAAAACGGAATTAATGTTACTATAAGAAGGGAAAGAGGCTCGGATATAGACGGAGCCTGCGGACAGCTCCGCAGACGTTACACTGCGGTGACAGAGGGAGAATCAGATGAAGATATATGCGATGACTGA
- the rsmB gene encoding 16S rRNA (cytosine(967)-C(5))-methyltransferase RsmB: MASSVNERELILDTLLQITREGEYCHIALRNVLEKYQYLDKKQRAFITRVINGTLEHLIEIDYIINQFSKVKVNRMKPVIGAIIRSGVYQLKYMDSVPDSAVCNEAVKLAEKRGFASLKAFVNGVLRNISRNMNKIAYPKDYIEHLSVRYSLPKWILEQWLERYGEDNVLVMAEDFLKEKPVTIRFNPDRISREALTEMLKEEGVRTEEIPEFPAALHIYGYNYLGGLESFRRGYYYVQDINSMRTVHWAAPRKGDTVIDVCAAPGGKALHMAERLHGTGHVEARDLTGYKVRLIEENIERSGLKNIEAVKWDATVPDRSAAESADIVIADLPCSGLGVIGKKPDLKYKMTEEMQKELAALQRKILSVVQAYVKPGGKLVYSTCTVSWEENEGNARWFKNTYPGFSLVREKQMIPGLDEGDGFYIALFQKENHD, from the coding sequence ATGGCGTCATCGGTAAATGAAAGAGAACTGATACTGGATACACTGCTGCAGATAACACGGGAAGGTGAATACTGCCACATTGCCCTGCGCAATGTGCTCGAGAAGTACCAGTATCTGGATAAAAAGCAGCGTGCGTTTATCACGAGAGTGATAAACGGCACGCTGGAACATCTTATAGAAATCGATTATATTATCAATCAGTTTTCAAAAGTAAAAGTAAACAGAATGAAACCGGTCATAGGCGCCATCATAAGAAGCGGTGTGTACCAGCTGAAATATATGGACAGTGTGCCGGACAGCGCTGTGTGCAATGAGGCGGTGAAGCTTGCGGAAAAAAGGGGCTTTGCAAGTCTCAAGGCATTTGTGAACGGCGTCCTTCGCAATATAAGCCGGAATATGAACAAGATCGCGTACCCGAAGGATTACATAGAGCATCTGTCGGTCAGGTATTCACTGCCGAAGTGGATACTGGAACAGTGGCTTGAGCGTTACGGGGAAGACAATGTCCTTGTCATGGCTGAGGATTTTCTGAAAGAAAAGCCGGTGACGATCCGGTTCAACCCGGACCGCATAAGCAGAGAAGCGCTGACAGAGATGCTGAAGGAAGAAGGAGTCCGCACAGAGGAGATACCGGAGTTCCCGGCTGCGCTCCATATATATGGCTATAATTATCTCGGCGGGCTTGAGAGTTTCCGCAGAGGATATTATTATGTGCAGGATATCAACTCCATGCGCACTGTGCACTGGGCGGCTCCCAGGAAAGGGGATACGGTCATAGACGTGTGCGCGGCGCCGGGAGGCAAGGCGCTTCATATGGCGGAGCGGCTGCACGGCACCGGCCATGTGGAGGCGAGAGACCTGACAGGATATAAAGTAAGGCTTATTGAAGAAAATATTGAGCGGAGCGGTCTTAAGAATATAGAAGCGGTGAAATGGGACGCGACGGTGCCCGACCGGTCTGCTGCGGAATCAGCAGACATCGTGATCGCGGATCTTCCGTGTTCCGGGCTTGGCGTGATAGGAAAGAAGCCGGATCTTAAATATAAGATGACGGAGGAAATGCAGAAAGAGCTGGCAGCGCTTCAGCGGAAGATACTGTCTGTTGTGCAGGCTTATGTGAAACCGGGAGGAAAGCTGGTATACAGTACATGTACAGTCAGCTGGGAAGAGAACGAGGGAAATGCCAGGTGGTTCAAAAATACGTACCCCGGCTTCAGCCTCGTGAGGGAAAAGCAGATGATCCCCGGCCTGGATGAAGGAGACGGATTCTATATAGCTCTGTTCCAGAAGGAGAACCATGATTAA
- a CDS encoding zinc metallopeptidase, giving the protein MIYPMMYFDPTYFLVLIGVIICLLASAKMNATFNKYSRVRSHTGMTGKDAAEHVLRGAGIYDVKVEHVQGNLTDHYDPRSKVLRLSDATYNSTSVAAIGVAAHECGHAMQHAQGYAPLSLRGALVPVANFGSAIAWPLILIGLLFNSSSSALLLNLGIIAFSLAVLFQIITLPVEFNASSRAVKMLGSTGLLYESEIADTKKVLTAAALTYVAGAASAILQLLRILLLTGGRRND; this is encoded by the coding sequence ATGATATATCCAATGATGTATTTTGATCCAACGTATTTTCTTGTTCTGATAGGTGTCATCATATGTCTTCTGGCATCGGCGAAGATGAACGCCACATTCAATAAATATTCCCGTGTCCGCAGTCATACAGGCATGACCGGTAAAGATGCGGCGGAACATGTTCTGCGAGGGGCGGGGATCTATGATGTAAAGGTAGAGCATGTTCAGGGGAATCTGACAGACCATTATGATCCGAGAAGCAAAGTGTTAAGGCTGTCCGACGCGACATACAATTCTACGTCCGTGGCGGCGATCGGAGTTGCCGCCCATGAGTGCGGACATGCGATGCAGCATGCGCAGGGGTATGCGCCGCTCTCCCTGCGGGGTGCGCTCGTGCCCGTGGCGAATTTCGGAAGCGCGATCGCCTGGCCGCTCATACTGATCGGACTGCTGTTTAACAGCAGTTCTTCCGCGCTTCTGCTCAATCTTGGGATCATTGCGTTCTCTCTGGCGGTACTTTTCCAGATCATCACACTGCCGGTAGAATTTAACGCATCGAGCAGGGCGGTCAAGATGCTCGGGAGCACGGGACTGCTGTATGAAAGCGAGATCGCCGACACGAAGAAGGTGCTCACTGCGGCTGCATTGACGTACGTGGCCGGCGCGGCGTCTGCCATACTTCAGCTGCTTAGGATACTCCTCCTCACAGGAGGAAGAAGAAACGATTAA
- the fmt gene encoding methionyl-tRNA formyltransferase, producing the protein MKIIFMGTPDFSVGTFEALIEAGHEIVLAVTQPDKPKGRGGKMQYSPVKETALKYGIPVFQPKKVRQAECIEELRRYGADIMVVIAFGQILPKEILEMTPYGCVNVHASLLPKYRGAAPIQWAVINGEDVSGVTTMQMDEGLDTGDMILKKEVVLDEKETGGSLFDKLSAAGAVLCVETLKALEEGSASFEKQGETTTEYARMLDKDMGSIDWKKDAQTIERLIRGLNPWPSAYTRWDDKVMKIWEADVVAQNTQTLPGTVVSVEKDGFCVQTGDGLLKVRSLQIPGKKRMEAGAFLRGYKIEKGCELG; encoded by the coding sequence ATGAAGATTATTTTCATGGGAACGCCGGATTTTTCGGTCGGGACATTTGAGGCGCTCATTGAGGCTGGTCATGAAATCGTGCTCGCGGTGACGCAGCCTGACAAGCCGAAGGGCAGAGGCGGGAAGATGCAGTATTCTCCTGTCAAGGAGACTGCGCTGAAATACGGGATACCTGTCTTTCAGCCAAAGAAAGTACGGCAGGCGGAGTGTATAGAAGAGCTGCGCCGTTACGGGGCAGATATTATGGTCGTCATCGCGTTTGGACAGATACTGCCGAAAGAGATTCTGGAGATGACTCCCTACGGCTGCGTCAATGTACATGCGTCACTGCTTCCGAAGTACAGAGGAGCCGCGCCCATACAGTGGGCGGTCATAAACGGAGAGGACGTATCCGGAGTTACGACGATGCAGATGGACGAAGGTCTGGATACGGGCGACATGATCTTAAAGAAGGAAGTTGTGCTGGATGAAAAGGAGACCGGCGGCAGTCTGTTTGACAAACTGTCTGCCGCCGGCGCGGTCCTCTGCGTAGAAACGCTTAAGGCGCTGGAAGAAGGAAGCGCTTCCTTTGAAAAGCAGGGAGAGACTACGACGGAATATGCCCGGATGCTCGATAAAGACATGGGAAGTATCGACTGGAAGAAAGACGCGCAGACGATCGAACGGCTTATCCGGGGACTGAACCCGTGGCCCAGCGCATATACGCGGTGGGACGATAAAGTGATGAAGATTTGGGAGGCAGATGTTGTGGCACAGAATACCCAGACGCTTCCGGGAACGGTCGTATCGGTAGAAAAAGACGGATTTTGCGTACAGACAGGAGACGGACTTCTCAAGGTGCGTTCGCTTCAGATCCCGGGGAAGAAGCGGATGGAGGCAGGCGCGTTTCTCAGAGGCTATAAGATAGAAAAAGGGTGTGAACTTGGTTAA
- the def gene encoding peptide deformylase, which yields MATRKIRELGEEVLTKTCKPVDKLTLRTKVLINDMFDTMYEAYGVGLAAPQVGVLKRIVTIDVGEGPIVLINPEIIETSGEQTGEEGCLSVPGKYGIVTRPDYVRVRALDEDMQERELEGTGLLARAFCHEIDHLDGNMYVELTEDGLHDVGAGEEE from the coding sequence ATGGCAACGAGAAAGATTCGGGAACTTGGCGAAGAGGTATTGACAAAAACATGTAAGCCGGTGGATAAACTTACGCTGCGCACAAAAGTGCTCATCAACGATATGTTTGACACGATGTACGAGGCGTACGGCGTAGGGCTTGCGGCGCCCCAGGTGGGCGTGCTCAAAAGGATCGTCACGATCGACGTGGGAGAAGGTCCGATCGTACTTATCAATCCGGAGATCATAGAGACGTCCGGGGAACAGACAGGGGAGGAAGGATGCCTGAGTGTTCCCGGAAAATACGGGATCGTCACAAGGCCGGATTATGTCAGGGTGAGGGCGCTTGACGAAGATATGCAGGAGAGAGAGCTGGAAGGGACCGGGCTTTTGGCCCGGGCATTCTGCCATGAGATAGACCATCTGGACGGCAATATGTATGTGGAGCTCACAGAGGACGGACTTCATGACGTAGGAGCCGGGGAGGAAGAGTAA
- the priA gene encoding replication restart helicase PriA: protein MFADIIIDITHEKLDRVFCYRVPEQLAGALEVGTEVIVPFGRGNRETRGYVVGFSEKTDYELSRVKEIIRAADESVAIESRLVALAAWMHEQYGGTMIQALKTVLPIKRKEQPREKRRVRLLLDEEEGKKQLDVYLHKNQKARARLLAGLLDQPEQEYELVTKKLNITMPVIRALEEQGVLALDSEREFRNPVRQRVKQRQEVEYTKEQRNVIDTFWGDYREGIRGTYLLYGVTGSGKTEVYMEMIHRVVQEGKQAIVLIPEIALTYQTVMRFYGRFGDRVSILNSRLSQGERYDQMERVRSGAVDVMIGPRSALFTPFSDLGLIVLDEEHETTYKSEQVPRYHARETAIERAAIEGASVVLGSATPSLESFYRCRRKEYTLLELRNRTQSLELPDVYTVDMRKELENGNRSILSDRLKGMIALRLERGEQTMLFLNRRGYAGFISCRACGYVVKCPHCDVSLSAHRNGRLVCHYCGHEEPSVSACPSCGSTFIGGFRAGTQQIEDIVKKAFPKARVLRMDMDTTREKDGHEKILESFASGEADILIGTQMIVKGHDFPNVTLVGILAADMSLYSNDYRAGERTFQLLTQAAGRAGRGSGKGEVIIQTYSPDHYSIRMAAAQDYEGFYEAEMEYRELMGYPPVEQLLAVLMTGRDEQLLEKAAGYVKEYVVRIGRGGRLQVIGPASPGVGKVNDVYRKVLYIKCGEYRLLTEAKNRLEQYIEINRGFQTLRIQFDFNPMNVF from the coding sequence ATGTTCGCTGATATCATTATCGACATAACACATGAAAAACTGGACAGAGTATTCTGCTACCGGGTCCCCGAACAGCTTGCAGGGGCGCTTGAAGTAGGCACGGAGGTTATCGTTCCTTTTGGCCGCGGCAACCGGGAGACACGGGGGTATGTGGTTGGATTCTCAGAGAAGACGGATTACGAGTTGTCCAGAGTGAAAGAGATCATCCGGGCTGCGGATGAGAGCGTGGCCATCGAGTCCAGACTGGTGGCGCTGGCGGCATGGATGCACGAGCAATACGGCGGTACGATGATCCAGGCGCTGAAGACTGTGCTGCCCATTAAGAGAAAAGAGCAGCCGAGGGAAAAGAGACGTGTGAGACTGCTTCTTGATGAGGAGGAAGGAAAGAAACAGCTGGATGTATACCTTCACAAAAACCAGAAAGCGAGGGCCCGCCTGCTCGCCGGGCTGCTGGACCAGCCGGAACAGGAGTATGAGCTCGTCACGAAGAAGCTGAACATTACCATGCCGGTGATACGGGCGCTGGAAGAGCAGGGGGTACTTGCGCTTGATTCTGAGAGAGAATTCCGCAATCCGGTCCGGCAGAGGGTAAAACAGCGGCAGGAAGTGGAATATACGAAGGAACAGCGGAATGTCATAGATACTTTCTGGGGAGACTACAGAGAAGGGATAAGAGGAACGTACCTTTTATACGGCGTCACGGGAAGCGGTAAGACAGAAGTATATATGGAGATGATCCACAGGGTCGTGCAGGAAGGAAAACAGGCCATCGTGCTCATTCCGGAGATCGCGCTGACGTACCAGACTGTGATGCGGTTTTACGGGCGGTTCGGAGACCGGGTGTCCATACTGAATTCGAGGCTCTCCCAGGGAGAGCGCTACGATCAGATGGAGCGTGTCAGATCCGGTGCGGTCGATGTGATGATAGGGCCGCGTTCGGCGCTGTTTACTCCGTTTTCTGATCTTGGCCTGATCGTGCTTGATGAGGAACACGAGACGACATACAAGAGCGAGCAGGTTCCGAGATATCACGCCAGAGAGACTGCGATCGAGCGGGCGGCTATTGAGGGGGCCAGCGTGGTACTTGGCTCCGCAACGCCGTCGCTTGAATCCTTTTACCGCTGCCGAAGGAAAGAATATACGCTGCTGGAGCTCAGGAACAGGACGCAGAGTCTCGAGCTGCCGGACGTCTATACCGTAGATATGAGAAAAGAGCTTGAGAACGGCAACCGCTCTATCCTGAGCGACCGTCTGAAGGGGATGATCGCCCTGCGGCTTGAAAGGGGAGAGCAGACGATGCTTTTCCTGAACCGGCGGGGGTATGCAGGTTTCATTTCTTGCAGAGCATGCGGATATGTAGTAAAATGTCCTCATTGTGATGTGTCATTGTCAGCTCACAGAAACGGCAGGCTTGTGTGCCACTACTGCGGACACGAGGAGCCTTCGGTGAGTGCGTGTCCGTCCTGCGGCTCCACATTTATCGGCGGGTTCAGAGCGGGGACACAGCAGATCGAGGATATCGTTAAGAAAGCATTTCCAAAAGCCAGGGTCCTCCGCATGGATATGGACACCACGAGGGAGAAGGACGGCCATGAAAAGATACTTGAGTCGTTTGCGTCCGGAGAGGCGGATATACTCATCGGCACCCAGATGATAGTGAAAGGGCACGATTTTCCAAACGTTACACTTGTCGGGATCCTGGCCGCAGATATGTCATTATATTCCAATGATTACCGGGCGGGAGAGCGGACGTTCCAGCTGCTGACACAGGCGGCCGGGAGAGCCGGGAGAGGCAGCGGCAAAGGAGAAGTTATCATTCAGACATACAGTCCGGACCACTACAGTATCCGAATGGCTGCCGCTCAGGACTATGAAGGGTTTTATGAGGCGGAGATGGAATACCGGGAACTGATGGGATACCCTCCGGTGGAACAGCTGCTCGCCGTGCTGATGACAGGGCGGGATGAACAGCTGCTTGAAAAAGCGGCCGGGTATGTGAAAGAGTACGTCGTCAGGATCGGCCGCGGCGGCCGGCTCCAGGTGATAGGTCCCGCCAGTCCGGGCGTGGGAAAGGTAAATGACGTGTACCGTAAAGTGCTCTACATTAAATGCGGGGAGTACCGTCTGCTCACGGAAGCAAAGAACAGGCTGGAACAATATATAGAGATCAACAGGGGATTTCAGACGCTGAGAATACAGTTTGATTTCAATCCCATGAATGTATTTTAA